CAAACGTGAACGCTTGTGTGTGACACATCTGCTGTTCACATCTCCTGCCAGTGTTGAGGAGTGACTGGGGGAACGTTCCGTCACTGGCATCTCGCTAATTCCGGCGCGTCAGGTGACGCGACCTGGTCCAACTCACACCTCTGCTGCACTCTACCTGATCCTTTGCACTCatgttacacacacagagacagaaaaaacgAGAACCACCATTTAACAGTAAGCTTCttaaatgcagacacacaaTGCTTCCATCCCCACCTCATCACGGACACGACTCAAGTCAAAAACAATCAGTCATTCTCGGAAATGAGCCAGTGATGGCAAAATTATGCCTACAGCCAATAGCgatttataattcatttttttacatggtcAGGAGTTATACGGGCTTATAAATCACCATTTGCAAAGTTACAGTCCATAATAAATGAGCTACAAAGCATTTTATATGCAGACcttatacattatacatgtaGGATTTATGTAAAGATCCAGCCAAACTCCAGAAATACAGCAGTGGGCTGTTCTTCTACAGACAGGCTAACTCAGGACAGCATGCCACCGAGAACCTGTCCACCACCCGATGTCTCCAACACACCCCATGCGGAGCCCAGCATCCAAAGCCAAGACTCCAAAATAGCCCCCTAAGCTCTTAAAAAGTCTGTCTTCAGCCCCACTCCGGAGCCAATCCCGGCGAGAGCCCACCGCGGCGACCCTGTCTCCTCAGCTCAGTCCCAGCATCGGGAGGAGAGCGCCGCTGTTTGGAGGGCTTCCACCTGCCGCGCTGATGCACTGGCACAACCCCGCTGCCAccgaaacatacacacacacacacaccggacccccccccccctccccctcgctCGGTTTCACTTCTCTTCTCTCATGCAGCATCCCTGCTTCTGTTCAATGTTTACTTCAGTTTCACTTGTTAATTCGCTTTGTTTGGACCTGAACAATTTGTCCCCACATGATGAGAAGATTTCGTTTGAAATCCACTGAATTATGAAAGAAATCTGCAGAAGATAATAAAACATATCAGGTTTTATTGACCTTATTTCACTCTGTGTtgatttttatcaatattttaataaaaaatattgatcaAGTGACAATTTCAATTCAGTTAGCACAAGGCTTGCAAACAGCTGTTAATTAAGCAAGTAGTATTTATACAACAGTGTAGATCTAACAATATTCAAACAGGCGCAATATCACCtaacttttaaaaatagatttcattaaaaatacagaAGATCCAGACTACAGTAACAAGAGCTGATTATAAACTTATGGCACTCTTGAAAGTGATATTTAGTTGGTGacaatattaaaacatttcataaagGTAGTATACAATCGTAACAACGATCAAAATGTTTGGTCAATTCagcaaacattaaataaaagtcCCTAATAATCTAGTGCAGTGCAATAATATTGTGACTTTAGCAATGTAAACACCTTTTAAAtaatccaaaaaataaaataaccttcattttataaacacagacagagcagctgaaaataaaataaagtcaataaaaaacattatgaaatttttgcattttctacCTTTGCATGTATGACttcaatatattgaatatattgtgattattttttgtttacatttaatgtgttttgagtATATCAAGGTTATAAGAATCAATCATATATGTAAATCCTAGAAATTTTAGTTTGAAAACTCTgatttaaagaaattattttaccAATAATATGTTACAAAAATTGTCTGCAAATGGTCTGCATACTCACAACCATTCATTTAAACAACAAGCcttttattgccattttaaCAGCGCCTTTTATCAAAAGCCCTCAAAAAGTGACTCAAACGCAGCATAAGAAGAATGCATTTTCCACCTATAACAGAAGCTCCTATTACACATTAACCATCTTCACAATACTGAGCTGATAAAAGCCTTCTAGATCTGaaacttaaaagaaaaaaaataataaccatgTCTGCATCCTCACATTGCTCTACACAAGTTATTACATACTAAGTGGTAATGTGTAGGTAAAATCGTGGAGAAATCCATAATGCACTCGGTGATCCATCTCAATAGCACCACATGCAATTGGGTGTGCAAGAACAAACGAACAATAAGACAAACCAAATATTACCCATTTAAACAAAGAGCTAATAAATCAGTTTcatcaataaaataaagcattaaTTAATTGCATCGTTTTTTCTATATGGACCCTTTAAGGCAGATATTACTTACAAAATTTCACTGAGgcacttatttaaaaaacactttttacaaTCAAAAATATCTTAAGCAGtgaattagaaaaaaacaacttatTTTTCACgtattaaaaacaaactaatCGTATCCACGTGATTGTATCGTAGATAGAATTGGTATAAAAACGTATTCCAAGGGCACATGTTTTGAACGCGACACTACAAAACTACAATCGTTGCAATCCTCCCGCCCAGGCACGTAAACGATAAATTCGGACAAAAGCGGGCCGCCCGGCCTCGTAAACGAACGACAATTGGCCGGATCTAGCGAAATGTGCGCAGTGTTTGTGTATTGCAAGCAGTGTGCGCGGCCTCCCGGCCCAGGCCGCGTCGTGACGTCAGAGGCGGCGCGGACACGCGATTGGTCGCTCGCCTTTACGTGCGGCCTATAGCGACGTCGGTAAAGAATCGCCATTCCGTGTCTGCTCCGGTCGAGGAAATGGCACCTTGTTCCTtaaaagaaggggaaaaaaagcgagAGGGGGGGACGTGGTCACTCAGACACGAGCTGCGTGTGTGGCCTTGCCCgctgtttgtgtgggtgtgcgtgaaaaaggaggagaggaagaggggcGTGTGCGTGGCGGGACGTACAGGAGGAACGTATAGCCGCAGTCACGTGGTGCAGACCGGGCCCGAGGCCTGTAGGCCGTGACGGGTGGGAAACGCCGCAATTTAAAGCGGGCTAATTAACGAAATAAAACGTTTTAATAAAGCCCTTTGTTACTTAACacgcaaaaaaagaaaatacgcAATTAGGAGAAATAAAATGGCGCCTTCGCCTCCACTGTGCGTGTCAACAGGCCTGGACTGCACAGGTTGCGTTATGGCTTcagaaagaaaatgcatttcgTCTTTAAACATCTATTAAAACGCTAGTTTTTGAGAAGTGTGCATGGCGAACGTGGGCACATTTGCGGACATTTCACGGCGGCGCTCGTGGCCTCGGTCGGCCCGCGTGGACGGAAGGGCTTCGCACAACAGGAAGCGCGTCGCAGCCACGATCCGTCCACGATCGCACGCCGTGCTCGCGTTTCGTCCATAGGAAGGCGGACGAACCGCGTTTTTAATCCCACTGCGGCTGCGCGTAAACAACGTGCCGCGGTTACGTAATATCGGCATTAGGACAAATAAACAAGCACTTGCAACACGACTCACACCTACAAACAAAAAGTGCCAGACGTGGTTATTGTGTAGTTCATATTAAAAGCACCcaagcacaacaacaacaaacaaaatgtaaaaaaaaaaaaatcccaacaaCTTTACCTTAGTTTTTTTGGAACAGAGTAGTCCACCTCAATCACTTTGCCGTGTAACTCTGCCTTTCCTATAGGAAGAATGAGTGTATTAAAACACGAATCGTGTCATAGCAATATGAAATAATAGTGATTTGTCACGACATAACGCGAACCAATAACCAGGAACAAAGCGAATGTatgtacgcgtgtgtgtgtgtgtgttttattaaaaagtcGGCGCCATGACGACTGTGCGTGTATTGGCCCAGGCTGGAGCAGAGAGCAGCAGAAGGGGGGTGGAATGTatatgaagacacacacacacacacacacacacaccccacgcCGACCCCGTAACCCCGTCGCCGGACCCGGGTTGTCGCCTGTTGATGCCCGGGCTCTCGGCCCCGCGGGGAGCGAGCGAGCGTGGCGCGAACAGGCCCCGCCGTGGCCCTGAGCCGGAGTCACCCCGTCACCTCGGCGGCGCGCGTTATTCCTCCAGCCCCGCGCCACCTACGTCCAGGCCCCCTCGAACATACCTGCCCGGGGCGTGCGTGCACGCGTACGCGCCGCGATCTCGCGGCTAACTTCGGCGGGGCGCGTTCAATAAAATCGGGACAAAAAATGAGCGAAAAATGAGCGCGCCCGCCGCCGCGTCCCGTCCGCCGCGCGGCTAATTGGGCAGGAGCGGCGGCAGCATCCCTCCCTCCGGAGACCCGGGGCACGGCGGCACGGCGGCGCGGAGCCGAACTTTTCGCCGCCTTCACGTGGCCCGCGGCGTCTCCATCTTTCGGAACCGGGAGCGGCGTCCGAGCAGCGTGCGGCGCGGGGCGGGGGTGGCCGGTCCTTCGACCTGGGACCGCCGGTTGTCAGGCTACGGACGTGACACGAGGAGGAAAGTGCGGTCAcggctgttgttgttgttgttgttgtttatttctGCGGGCGGATTTGCGTCGCGACGCGTGCGCCGTGACAGGAGCGACGGAGCTGCGCCTACCTGACAAAGTCTCAATGGCTCGGATGGCCCATTTCTGGTCCGGGAAATCCACGAAGGCGTAGCCGTGCTTCAGCAGAACCTGCTCGGCCGCGGGGAGCTTCTTCTCGTCGAAGAGCCGCTTCAGGTCCTCCACCGTGACCGAAGGACTCAGGTTCCCCACGTACAGTTTGTTCATGATCCGCTGGGTGATAAAGGAAGAGAGACTCGGCGCGGCGCACCGGGGCCGTAACTGTTATCAgcgaaaggagagagagagagcgagagagagaggggggggggagagagagagaggggggggggtgaaaaagaaaacaaaaaaggggggtggggtggggaggagGACTTGGAAAGAAACAATTAAAGCCCAAACCCGAGCCACCGACACCAACTCGGCTCCGAGTAAATCACTTATGGCCAGGGCACGCACAGGAAAAGTCGATGCGTTTTCAACGTCACTCCATCGGGCACAGGCGCCGCCTTTGAATAAAAGGCTGTGAAACTATGCGAGCgaccaaaaaaaatggaaggatGGGCTGGTGGAGGAGGACGCACCTTTACGCACCGCTGTAAGGTCCCCCGGACGGACGATGTTACCAAGACTGCACCAtattttctggttttatttattcCGCCCTCAatcagattatatatatatatatttttttgttttgtttttttattattgcaatatTCGATTTGGAAATGAACCAAAACGTGAAGTGAAAATCAATATAATGTTATCCtattaaacaaatataaaaaaaatatataataataataatacacatgAAATCGACAGTTGGTAGTTTTTAAACCCCGGGCTGAAAAAATAGTGATATTGTCCAGTGTGGAGGTGTGGGTTACGGGCATTCCCCATATAACTGAGGCGCCCGACCACGCCCCTACGTTGCAGAATGATTACGTCGTACGTGACCACGCCCCCACCccacataataataatctggcTACAAATGGCGGAGCCAAGTGCTAGAAGTGTCCTTTGAACCGCCAACGTTTCAAGACACGCGGTTAACCTACCGctacaacaaaatgtaaaacgTACAAAAGgattttaaacaacaacaattatCTTTAGAAAATTACGCCTGAAACGAAAatgtcactgaaaaaaaaaaaactaaaaatactgAGTGGGACAAAATCCAGTGGGCCTTTGTCAATACATCAACGTTAGCGGTATTTAACTACGGAggcagtataataataataattttcttaaCAAACATTTCATCCtctatttaaattttaatttattcactGCCTGGTAGTTTAAAGTCAGTATTAGTTTGataaaaatgtagtttttttttaataaacaaaaagccTCAGCCCTCAGATGTACAGTGTTGGATCATAAAATTAGACATTTAAAGGGTGCCTCAATAACCTTGTCCAGCTCTCACTCTAATAAATGTATACCAATAAATAATACACAATAATAACAGCATGAGACttcagcaaaaatgaaaagcacTTTATTGCTATATGACAGCTGATTATCAAGAATACGTGGTACAACTAAAGAACTTTACATCCACTGTTTTCTCAtacaaaacacagcacacacaaataatgcaCTACAAAATAAGAAGCGACGCCATTACACAGTAGTAAGACGTGTTAGTTTAGGACACATGTGTAACCCCATCTCATCAGCCCCTCCCCTCTCCAAAGGTCACATTCACTCAGTAATGACCTgccagagagacagaaaagaaaagacagttACAAACCACAGATAGGAggtttaaaaatgtgtctttatAATGCGTGAAGCACGTTGTAGCACATCATAGCTCCATACATAATAAGTCACAAAGAAGTTCCTTTTGCCAGCGTAAATATGCTCACGATGAGACATGCTTCCAAaagtaattcattttttaatcgaTACATTCCTTCATTTTTTGTTTCCGTTCCACTCTTTAGAGTTCCCATTACAATATGGAGAGGAAACAGCTGGACACAGTTGAGAGATCTTCACTGGAACACAATTTCTAAAATAATCTGTAGTCTCCTCACAAAATGGAACCAAAAATCTGTTTCCATGTCAACAAGACTCCAACTTACGTGGAGAGTAAGAACGTGATCGCGACCGAGACCTGTAGGCTCCACGGCTGTAGTATGGAGATGGCGACCTTCGTCTTGAAAGGAAAGAGACAAAACAATTGCATGAAGATAGACATTTATCTTGCATGTACGAGTATGCAGTACAGTAGTACAATTTTACAGAAGCGGCTGTTCTAACCTGTACGATCTGCAGTATTCTCTGTCTTCGTAGCGATCATATCCGCGATCGTAGCCACGGTCGTAGCCACGGTCACAGTAATCTCTGCGGCGAGGGACACTGGGACCACCTCCACCACTGAGAAGGATTACATAAGCAAAAGGTCAGAATAAATCCGGTAAAAGACCAGCCAGACCCAGGAAAGCAAGATCAAATCAGCAACTTGCTAAGGATGTTAAACCTGAGGCAGATCACAGTCAAAACTACAGCAGCTACAAATTCTGATTCTAAATCCAGAGCAACCAATCAGACGTCCCACTaggaatgtatttttaaaacgtAAATTGGACTTCCCCAATCACATTAAATACCCATCACCCTAAATTAACTAAAATGAACTAACACAAgcaatctattaaaaaaaaaccaagtaTGTGATTTGCGGAAATTCCCAACTCAATACCAACAGAATGGGTTACACAGGTTACTCTTGCAATGTGCTTTCAGTTCCGGAGCACAGAATCACTCACTAGGTGGGCCGGCCCATGTAGATGCCAGGTGTAGGGGTGTGTGGTCTCTTGGTGATGGAAAAGTCTACCCTGATCCTGCGGCCATCCAACTCCATGCCATTGGCACGTTCTTTAGCCTGCAGGAATGGATAATACAAAAAAGTACAACAAAGGACATTTACAACTTCACAACAGtactaaataaataagtgagGAACAATCAGACAAAATCCCTATCCACTGATGAAGCATGTCTGGtcattctacatttacagcatttatcagacgcccttatccagagcgacttacaatcagtagttacagggacagcccccccctggagacactcggggttaagtgtcttgctcagggacacaatggtagtaagtgggatttgaacccgggtcttctggttcataggagagtgtgttacccactaggctactagcaccctctGATGAAGAGATAATAGGTAAAAACGAACCTCTTTGGAATCTTCCTGGTTCTCAAAGTAGACAAACGCGAATCCCCTTGAGCGGCGGGACTGCTGGTCGTACACGATGCAGACGTCACTCAGAGGGCCATACTTGGAGAACACTTCCCTGAGGTCCCCCTCTGTGGTGTAGAGGCTCAGTCCGAAGACGCCCAGGCAGTTGTTGGGGTTTGGGTTTGTCTGAATGCGAGGTCAGGGTACAGAAGTGGCATGTCGGTGAACCAGCACTGTTACTTCAGCGTGGCCTTTTATGAGACTAGGAACCGTCGTAAGACCAGACACACATCGTATGAGACATGAAAAGTCAGGTCTTGAGAGTCTGAGGTTCATTCGCTCTCAAGACATAGTTTCACCGTTCTTCATTCTACACCCCAACTTGTACAAATTTTAACTTGTGTCGGAGGCAACTAAAAAGGCgctttatattaaaaacaggTCAATAGCAGGTCATTTGTAAGAGGAAGTGAGGTCTTACCCGGTTGCCAACATGGCGTCTGCGGTTGGACATGGGGGAGTGGCTGTGGCTGTGCCTACGCCGGTACTCTCCGCTGTAAGAGCGGCTCCGGGAGCGGCGGTGGTAGGAGCGCGAGCGGGACCGGGAATAGCGGCGGCGAGAACTCCGATGCGAGCGGGACCTGTCGGAAGATATTAGTATTGCAGATTGATACGAGCCCAGAACGGGTAAACTCAGAATCTCTGACCCGAATCTCTTGGATTGGGATTCATTACGATTCACTCACCTGGACTTGGACCTGGAGCGGGAGCGCGATTTGGACCGCGAGTGACGGGAGCCGTTCTTGGATGGGGCGGGAGACTGGGCCGGCGAGCGGCTGGCCGATTTCTCAGAACCCCGCGGGCTCGCACTCCCGGAGCCAGAACGGGAGTCCTAAGCAAACCAGAGCGGCGTGAGAACCGTCGCCGCGGCAACCTCGCACAGACACAGGGACTGCTGCTGCTACAACTACAACTCATTCCTTTAGGCCCCTCATAGCATTAGCATTCAATAGGCCGTGATGGCTTTATGGAAAAAAGCAAACCATGTAGAAGGCTGTACGCTGTGACAAATATGGAAAACACAGCGGTGCAGAAATAAAGTTGCCTAATCTGGAGTCGTACTGTTACAGACGAGCCAGGATGTTCAGGCTAGTTTAAAAGGGCAAGGCAGAATGAGATGGCATTCATTTCCCCACCACAGTATCTTGTCTTATAGTTAATGTGACTGCTGGAGAGATAGAGGCATGCACGCTGAAGGGAGGAGAAGACTAGAAGGAGAGAAGagcgagggggagagagagagagagagcaggatgagagaaagagaaggaaagaCAGATCACAATGTGACAAAACAGACTAGTAAATTACTTAGCGCCGGCATCTTATCCCCCGAAAACTTCTGATCTTAACTTCATAACTTCAACAACATTCTTCTTTCTTCCGTTTCTTATTTCTGACTTCTGACTTCTTTCCTCTTCCCCCATCTCTCCCAAAGCCAATACATTCTACTTGAGGAAAACTTCTTTTCTCTCTGGCCAGATTATTAGCATGCATTCTTAAAACTTCAGCTTCACGCATCTGAGTGTCAAATTAGTCTCATTAACTTGGCGACttgacttttttctttcttcccaccttaaccttaataaaaaaagaaaaggatgagGCATAATTGCATGGCTACAGTGTTACAATGGCATCCAACACACACCTAGAAATAAACAgaacagatagatagatagatatatatatattgaacaTCAACTCCATTGTCTAGTTCCGGTCTGATCTACACAAGGCCAGCCAGCATACAGTGCAAGGCAGAATATTAATAACTCGACATTTTACATAAACAAGTTAGAACATTTTCACTCTTTGGTATTCTGTAGATGGGCCCCGCTGCTAAAATTACAGTCAGACTctgaataatgaaataaatctaATATGTAAAATTACGTGTTCAGTATTTGCATCTTGTATGTGGAAACAAGAcccagaaagagagagaaagaaaaaaaaaaacataaaaaccaaGTCTTTTTTTCGACCGTCTGACGAAACGAAAGCCCGTCGGCTGCGGCGTTTTACGGGTCGATCGAGCGCCATTTAATCCAACCAAGTAGGCAGAAGGATCGAGAAAGAATCGGCGCAAAATCGACACCCACGCCGGCCTTAAATGCGATCGAAATAAGTAACAAACACTTAAAACAAGAAGATCGTGACTAACGCCATATGTAGCGCACGTTGTAAATCGGCCCTTCGTTAATCTGCGTTACGACGCGCGGGAGCTTTAGTGGTTTCGGGCCTGCAAACCGCGTACGTACAAACCGCGCCACTACCTTACACGACATACACGATCTAGCCGGATCTGCTGCGTTTTCTACGTACCCGCTCGACAAAGTCCTTCTCGTTGTCGCTCATAGCgtctctaaataaaaaaaagcgcAAGGTAACGTGCGAAAACGATTATATGTCGGTCCGGCCAGCTAGGTAACGACGTGCTATTCTCCCCTCAAGGAAAGGCGGACCTTCAGCTGCCCGTCCCGGACTCCAGAGACCCGCCCACCCGGGCCCCTCTAAGCCAATCGCAGATCTCGTCGGTCGTGACCGCTTGCTGGAGGGACCGCCCACTATGACGCGGGCGACGTCGCTCCAGTACGACAGGTGGCGCTGCGAAACTTCAGAACCTGCCGAGTTGTATCGCGTTACACGTTCATATTCAAAACGCAGCATGTCACGCGTTCATCCACCGTGTCGTGTTTTGGTACTGAACGCTACGAAGAGAAATCTTTCGCCAGAACCAAATTCTCGGATAAAACGAAGACGTTCTCAGCCTTTTGGCTGCGAACGCGGGTTTGCTCTCGGTTCACAAGCCCGAGTCCACGTCGGTAGGCGGCGCTGTATCACCTCACGAACAGTTGTGTTTACT
This genomic stretch from Denticeps clupeoides chromosome 5, fDenClu1.1, whole genome shotgun sequence harbors:
- the LOC114790166 gene encoding transformer-2 protein homolog beta-like isoform X1, whose product is MSDNEKDFVERDSRSGSGSASPRGSEKSASRSPAQSPAPSKNGSRHSRSKSRSRSRSKSRSRSHRSSRRRYSRSRSRSYHRRSRSRSYSGEYRRRHSHSHSPMSNRRRHVGNRTNPNPNNCLGVFGLSLYTTEGDLREVFSKYGPLSDVCIVYDQQSRRSRGFAFVYFENQEDSKEAKERANGMELDGRRIRVDFSITKRPHTPTPGIYMGRPTYGGGGPSVPRRRDYCDRGYDRGYDRGYDRYEDREYCRSYRRRSPSPYYSRGAYRSRSRSRSYSPRHY
- the LOC114790166 gene encoding transformer-2 protein homolog beta-like isoform X2, with protein sequence MSNRRRHVGNRTNPNPNNCLGVFGLSLYTTEGDLREVFSKYGPLSDVCIVYDQQSRRSRGFAFVYFENQEDSKEAKERANGMELDGRRIRVDFSITKRPHTPTPGIYMGRPTYGGGGPSVPRRRDYCDRGYDRGYDRGYDRYEDREYCRSYRRRSPSPYYSRGAYRSRSRSRSYSPRHY